Sequence from the Zeugodacus cucurbitae isolate PBARC_wt_2022May chromosome 5, idZeuCucr1.2, whole genome shotgun sequence genome:
gaatgaaattcggtatataatattttcttgacaccctgacaacaccgCTGagaaatggacgaaatcggttcacaaccacgacaacttcccatataagtcaaatttgaattccatcttcttccttcactttataggatatacataaggaaccaatgaagatagcgaaataaaactttacacaaatactgtatatgatccgtggcatcacttgtgaaaaaattttcgaaatcggactataacttttcaatgccccgaatatcgaatatgaagaactcagtgcctcatgataatttttcaccgaaaatatcggtaaatctctcagatatctcaatttaattcagagaaattcgttttcttcttcttctaatagtatgtctctgtaccaggTGGGCTATGTAccgcatatattggttaatatgtgagatatctttgtaaaattaagtgagcatgtAGTCTTGGACATAGTGTAccatggtggtgaaaatgagttaaatcggttcaggaattatcttagccctcatatactacatataatgatttttgttattctatgagacttcatgccgaatatatgggtaaaattgtgtgtgatcttaataaaactatagctataaattgcgagagtataaaatgttcggttgcaccccaaATTTggactttccttacttgttgtctcATATATTTTCTTCTGGGTGTCCACTGGACAAGGCAATGTTGCCCACTCATTTGACATGTCGAAAAATCGCCTAGTATCTTACCATTGGTGTCTTCAGTTCTGCATAAAGTGATCTCATTATGAATTtccatgtaaaatattttctttcgacTGAATAAATATGTGCAATTTATCTTTTATCACTGTTTGTGCACATAACCTCTTCACTGATAAGTTTCTATGTGTTTTTTTTGCGTTTCTATAATCTCTACGAGTTGCTTATAGCAGAGCATCAACAACCTACTTGTCAACATATAAGATATATACAGGTGTCATtccttacaaacacacatactcgtataaagGGAAACAACAAGATTTTTAACACTTGTTGCAATCTTTTTTAAGGTTGTCtacatttcttgttgttgcgcttATCGTTTCACTATTGTTCTTCTTTAATGTTTACACACTGttcattttgttgctgtttttcgtatttttttctactttttttgagcgaaAAGCAAAAGTCATTTGTAGTTTGCGCTACCTGTTGAGACGCGCGAATAAACCGCACTTGTTTTGACACCTCGCTGTGGCTGGTGGCTGGTGGATACGAGTATAGCACTTCATTTCGGGTGCGCCAATCATCGcactgttgttgtattttagtttGCTTTGTTGTGCAAACAATAGCAAGTGTTGACAATTTAAATGTTAATGTGGcctattgtgtgtgtgtatttgtttttgttgtttgctttttatttattttttaataccgaAACTTTGATCTTTTCGTATTTGCTTAGATGTTTAGAAcgttttttagttattattattttttttaattccgtagTGTGTGTTGGCGATCACGCAATCGACATACTTGGCATCCATGCGCATATTGCGCAAGAAtgtcaaatatttttggataactGTATAAGTTATGCGgaaatatgaaatacaaaaagTTTGATTATAATTCCAGAATTGTTATTCACGATATATTCTCGAACATCaaaccagtttttttttgtttttttgttggttcACATGCTGTCTGCAATGGCAATAAAGTTATAAGAGTTCAGTCCTACTCCTTATACTGTTGTTCATTCgttgtgatttttttacaaatcagAAATTCATGGGATTCATCGGCATTGATATCAGAGACATGTTTTCGTAGCATCTTAGATTCAAACTGCATTTAAAGCCTAAACCCATCGAGTGCCGTTACATCTtaatcaagtatttttttgtttaaaatcggTTGGTATGTCTCTCTTAGATTTTAAGCTCTAATTTTGTTTATAGTTTTTCAATATGAGCACTACAAAAGTAGaagaaagtacattcgatgttgAACCCAATTATCGACgggtttcaagcataaatccgccgatactgctgcaatttcatgttcgatattcttccgaagttcatcaatcgtcgctgactTGTTGACGTaaaccatagacttgacgtagccccacgggaaatagtctaacgtcgTCAAATCGCAGGACCAAGGCCGCCCATTGACTGGAACATTTCGAGAGATAACTCGTTCATCAAacatggttttcaataaatcgattgtgacattcgctgtgtgtcttgtggcgccgtcctgtcgGAACCACATGTTGTCCAAGTCGTCCatgtcatccaattcgggccaaaaatattcagttatctTTGAGCGGaggcgattcccattcacagtaacgtgccggtcttgatcatcatcgAAGAAGTAGGGCCCAATGACGatgccggcccataaaccgcaccaaagcGTAATATTTTCGGTATGCAatagtgactcatggagtacgtgtggattgttgCCTGGCCAATAACGTATACTTTGCTTATCCACGAAGCCaatcagccagaaatgagcctcatcgctatgTAGGACGTAGCGCTCCAAAAGTTGAGGCCACAGACTCCTAAttttggtagtaaattttaataatttcgactcgttgttggatcatatatctttccatgatgaaatgacaaatcttactgaagagaaGTGTCAAAAGAAcaggaaaaatatggcgtcgttttctgtccttatcggtctacttttgtagcataTCTATTGAAAACCTCTTTATATGGAGGCTCATTCAGttcgcaaatatatttaaactgaTTCGAACTATCAGACAtgtttagaatgtggaaaaactctgaCTATATATATACCATGAGATCTCAAGTGGGTTTGGTCGTATACTTTTCTTAGCCGAGCTTTAGTAGACATAATACCAGTTAGTTATCTGAACTAATTCAATATTTGGTTTCCGGTGGTAGAAAAGTAACTGACGGACAGTCAAATTAGTCATCTTACTTAAAAATCTGTAGAAGTATCATAATTTTAAAGTTTCCTAATTTAATTACTAGCATAAAAGACTATGTGAGCCCAAAGTTAGAAGGTTACACCTAATACTCGTTTATACTTAGACAATGAATTAGCAAAATTTATAACTGTCCTCCACTGTTTATACCTGGCCCAGTCGTACGCGGGGATAAGGTCTTATCTAATCACTCTGCTGCTtgtttttttcctatttttatttgtattccactattgctgctgttgtgtttCTACTCTTTGTATTGGTGAGAaataacattttgttgtttcattGGAAATTTGCGAAATTTCTTGGAATGGTTGGTCATACGAACACAGTATTGAAGGGTATTTTCATGTTGGGACAGCACCGATAGTGAAAGTGTGATTCAGCTGAGTACTTCAAAAGGTAATCAAGTACTTTGTGCGGCGAAAGTGTTAGTGGCCAAATATGGTAAGAATATAATGTTTGTCTTATCAACAGATGTGGGTCTAGACGTTATTATTCACATCTACCGAACGTCAAAGTAATCCTTAGCACACATTACACCCATCGTCTTGGGTGACGTCGCTATATTATGTGTCATCTGTTGATCGGTGGCAGGTGGCAGTCATTAATGCTATCGATTACTTTATATGCATGAGTAATAGTTTCGGAAATGtgcgaagttttttttttttgaatatgcatttgtatactCCTTATCTCTTTACCAATTCATagtaaactacatatgtatgtggtttttttgttatacattttatttgactAATAATTCTAATTTATTATCTCTAATTGCAGATTCTTGGCATTATTTGTATGGCCTGTGCTTCACCCGCTTACATTTCGGCTACATCATTCTTCCTCTTTGTGGTTGTTATTTCATTCATTGCgacaattttatggattttcgCCTATCTTTTGGGTATACGTGAAGCTCTCAATGTGGCTGTCAACTGGATATTCACAgtaagtgcaaaatataaatacaatacattatattatatatttttctaatgagGCGATACTCACAGTGTAGTAGCTTAGGTTTTTCATTTATCGCATTGCTTCTCCGTGATTTAGttgtatttttttccaatattgtCCTAAATGCATTCTCACACTATCTGAGGTCTCGATTGATATCAATCGGTACGGATAGTGCATTTCCTACTCTTATGCCGGTTAAGAGATCTAGTTCCGATGTAAACATAAATTCTATACCGAAAAGGAAAGGGCTGTACGCCCAGCTCTCCTcctcttaattttatttaaggggctataccagtgtaatccATGAAAAATTGgatgattttcgtgaatttttttttaaagaatgtactcactcgaatgttttgaaattttttagacataacaaggatttttttttacaaaattattgaaaaataatgaagttATATGCTACTGTCTTCGGAGGTATCAAAAAAAGTTTCCCAACTACTGACATGTTTCCGGCCGAATGAGAAGCTgaataacaaaaattcaaaagggttattaaaattaaaagttttaccTATGATTTTTAGGTAGAAAAATTGTCGTTTTTacatgccaaattgacaattttcaacacatCGTACAAaatcaagaatactcagtttcaaaTTCAAGTCGAACGGTCAATTTCTCATTTCGCGCTTAAACTTTCAACTATAGCGGTTTATACCAGCGACCCGACGCTCTTTAGAACACTCATTTCAAAAACTAGTCAAGATACAACCTTGTCGATTTCATAGGCTATttgtgaaagtataaactatcgaataaggaaaaacatcgatgtttcaaaagtgtcacactggttAGCCCCTTAAAGATCTGACACATGAAAACATCTCAGCTTATAACCAACATTGGTAAGGTCCATTGTGTTCAATTATCCACAAAATACGTCCGATAGAAACGTGTAAGAAATATTCTTCGTGGTCCAAGAGATTTATAaagttgacttgtcttgtcttgtcttggtatAGTCATAGCTCTATACGGCTATTTTCTGCATACGAACTGATACACTTTATTTTCATCTTGTCTTGTACCATCCTACGCTCTTTGTGCTTAACGTTGAGACCAGGTTTCAGTCAGGCTGAAGTGTTCCTATAAATTTCTGGCGTGTAGCCTAAACATCGAAACAGAACTGACACTCGTATCATGAGACTTGTTGCTATTGCATTGACGATTTCATTTTTGTGGCGGGTCTCATCCTCAATGCTGGTGATCACTTCGCAATCAAACTAATTTGGGTGCCTGACCACAGGAGGAATCGCCGGAAACTGCAAGGCTGATGCGCTTGCTAGACTAGGCACGTCTGTCCAATCTACAGTGGAATTGGGAAAAAGTAGGTGCACGACTATCCTCATGTAATTTGCTTCTGGGTGGATAGTTCTCTGTTGAACCGAGCAATCACTAGTACTTGTtctgtcgcaagatccttctggcctaaggtaaatCGCAAGAGATCAATGGAACCATTCAGTAACATATATCTTGTATTAACAATAAACTAACTAACTGGTCATTGCCCCATCGGGATTCACACgttgaaactaaaaattttaccggaCACTAGCTGCAGAAGCTGGTTGGTGGAGAATGAGGTATAGTCTTCCCAATAATTCCTTTTGGAATGTTCCGACTTAGGCAAAAGTTTCTTGTATCTCACTTTTTTTGTACATCCTCGAGAATCAGCGGAAATAGAAGTAAAAaactctgcagatttgtggtaggttctaggcgcttttaaatttaagtgagtAGGGTGCCTTTTTTGGCAATAGTCAGAGTGTGTTTCCTTCGGTGGGGAACAGCCATTGAATCTAACCTCAACACAGTAACCACGATCATCTATATACTTTAAGATGAAGACCTCTTCATAGTTAAAAGTTTGAGTTCATTGAACTCTTAAGTCCATTAGCATATGGTACTCGAAACTCTGTACCATATTTTGGTTTAATTAagctattatatatacatatttacaataaattcttTCTCTCATAAAATCTTACATACTTCCTTTTTATCATATTTCATTGCAGGAATTGCTCAACACCGCGATATGCGCACTGCTGTACTTCATCGCGTTCGTCGTACAATTGGCCAAGTGGTCCAGTTACCCCGGTAGCCATTCGTACGGTGCAAATATTGCGGCCGGCGTTTTCGGTGTGTTCAACTTTTTGGCCTACGCTGCCGGCACATATTTCCTGTATTTGGCGCACAAGAGCGGTACAAATTATTAGACACAGAGCAGCGCGagtgcattaaattaaaaaaaaacattaaatgaaaaacaaagtaaatagcaaaaacaacagcaacatgtaGCTCACCTCAAACGCGACATTATGCATACCACCAAAAGCACTTTGagcacaacaacacatacatacatacatacaatgccgTTAGAGAATTATGGAGGCAACAATAAATTGTTTCATGTTTCAACCAAAGTGGCAACACCATTAATATAGTATGTCACATGTAAGTGAGGCTAAGCTCATTGCTGTAATtagtcaaacaaacaaactaacAAAGATGAGAAGaatgttaaaaaaagaaaaatcataaaacttagttttaaacacttttattggtagtttacaacaacaattgaacgTTGAAGGaaattgtaattttagtaatagAATATATAACTTTGTATGAttaatattaactatttttattatgtttgttCTAATTTAATTAGCTGCGCTGccttttacatacacacatacatacatacatacatacgagttttatatgaattttgttgcattttagtAAAGTgtagatttttttcttattaacaaataaaatattcaaaaaaagtttttttttttcaaatcactAAAATTTAAAGACACAACTTCGACTGTTAATAGATTTCAAGTTTTTCTACTTTTATATATGTCGTAACGTTTTATtaatagatataaatatttttgctcagcactaaaagaagaaaaactaaagcacatacactacatacatacatacatattatatatacatatatacataaatgtatgtatataaaggcaatatattgtatgtatgtatactatatatgtatgttttggtTTCAAATATGATTAATggcaattttgttttaaatttttatgcaattaagtctttaataaagaataaaaaataaaatacattttgattTTCTACAATTATTGTATGCAGTAAAGTTGTATGTAACTGtgcaacaaataatattaaaaaagcaaaacaatattatttataataaagataACTGCAATTTCATTGTTTGTTATATACATTAAACtatgtaagcaaaaaaatacacagatgttttttaattaataaagttatgttttaataaaagtgagtggaattgtattttaattggataaaaaatttgaatttttttttagggtTCGCTGCGAATGCATgtaaaagtgaataaaaacgCCTTTTAAGAAACTGAATATTATACaaacattaattaataaaagaaaataaaaattggcttaatttattttcagtgaCTGAAGaatgtatttgttatttatttgggCTGTAGGTGATGAGACTgctttgaaattgtttaaatattaaattaacgtTAATGTAATGTTGTAGGTGTTgaaattttctttcatattccacaaaaatcatcaaaatcggttaaGATTTACCGGAGTTATGACCATTCAAAGTGTTGGTTGCACATGCAGAGGAATTCTCAACCCCCCTATTTCCTCGTCTTTGGATGCGCATAAAAACGTTAATTGAGCTGAAAGTTCTGAATAATTTTTGCTCTTAATATAATTGGGATATCGATTaatgcgaaataaataaaaaaatgtataaactttggaaaattctataagaaatttcgatttcaaatacctattaaaaatattttattttcaaaattgcgaCCACTTCCGTTCtccaaaacatatatatttatacatgaaaTTGGTGTAGAATTCTTCAGgctataagaatatataaacttttttactAACTTATGGGCATGgtcaaattttattgccaaaaaacaCGAAATTGACTCTCAAACTGTCGGAAATAAGCGtttataactaaaatatttgaagagttaGAATTCTGCAGAGTATCTCAGAAGATGCGCAATTCTCTCAAGATAacgttagcaaaaaaaatttcatcaaaattcgcATTAGAACCGCTGTTTTACGCAATTTTCACTTTGAAACTCAAAATACAAGTCGCAAATTTGAATGCCAATGAAAAACCattaatttttgcgaaatttatgcCCACGTGCATATGCTACTCTTTTCATACGCACCACACACAGCCAACACACAGGCCACACTCTAGCCAACATACAGGCCTCACACATGCACATCAGCCAACACACAGGCTGGTGCGTGTGGAAAGTGTAGCATATGCACGTGGgcataaatttcgcaaaaattaatGGTTTTTCATTGGCATTCAAACTTGCGACTtgcattttgaatttcaaagtgaAAATTGCGTAAAACAGCGGTTTTAATGTGAATTTCGTTGAATTCTTTTTTGCTAACGTTATCTTGAGAGAATTGCGCATCTTCTGAGATACTTTTGAGAATACTtactcttcaaatattttagctaTCAGCCCTTCTTTCCGACAGTTTGAGAGTCAATTTCGtgttttttggcaataaaatttgacCATGCCCATAAGTTAGTAAATGCGTTTATATATTCTTGCAGCCTGAAGAATTCTACACTAAtttcatgcatatatgtatatgttttggaGAACGGAAGTGGccgcaattttgaaaataaaatccatATAACAGGTTTTTGAAATCGAGTTTTCTtatagaatatttcaaaatgcaCACATTTTTTAACATGTTTCGGATTAATCGATGTCCAGATTATATTGACAGCAGAAAATATGCACAACTTCCAGCTTAATTCAGGTTTTTATGCGCATCCAAATGCGTGGCAATCGAGCATgagacaatatacatatatatacaatatacgcAATATTCTGTTGTTTGAACGAATGTTTTTGTTTGccacacaataaataataattttctacttaaattttatattcgtcTTTTCTGCTATGCACGTGCAAGCGCTGGTTGATGCACCGAAATGTGGTCGATATTGGTGTTACCATATCGTTAattcttgaaatatttcatagaaTTGTATGTGCTCATTTAATGTAGAAAATCATGtagtttctatatttgcaagttAGAACTCGAAATTCCGACGTTTTAGCCACTTTTTCGCTGAAAGTTTGCTATTTGacgcatatttttaattttataaactcgTTGGTAATTCCAAGAATAAATCTTCTTAGCTAGGATTGTAGTGCATGCGtttctgcaaaattcaaaatttagatcaccaaaatccatccaGCCGTTCAAAAGTTATTCGCAATTTTCTAtttcgcagccacctactgcctgctcctggtcgcctagtagaaatcccaatttttcgcaccaaattgaaatgcattttttcgcAGCCGACGTCGGCAGCGCCGGACAGCAGCGAAACGCAaatgcttataacttttgaaccagCGGTTGGATTTTGGtgatctaaattttgaattttgcagaaaCGCATGGGCTACAACCCTTACTAAGTAAGAACTCCTTGTTGGTTACCagagaatttataaaattaaaaatttgatgcaAATCGCGAATTTTCATGGAAATTACTCACAAGATGCATTCGTTTGCTCAAATATGTTTCAGAAAATGGTGTTAGTAGTTACTCCGTGTCATTAGCCATCCATTGAATGCCTCACTTgttcaataaaacaatattttttatacaatattttacttttaatggtTGCActaattgcataatttattgcacaatatacgcaatattttgttgttggaacGAATGCTTTTGTATGTCAGACAGTAATTATTCACTTTCTACTTCATTTCTATATTCTCCTTTTCTTTTATACACGTGCAAACGCTGGTTGTTGTGTTCGATATTGGTGTTGCCATATCGTTAattcttgaaatatttcataGACTTGTATGTGCTCATTTAATGTAGAAAATCATGtagtttctatatttgcaagtaCGAACTCGAAATTCCGATGTTTTAGCCACTTTATCgctgaaaatgtgcaaaaatttgcgatttgcaacacatttttaattttcaaaaatattacgtaattgcaatttcaaatatttttcaatacgttTGTAGCGCATGCGtttctgcaaaattcaaaatttagatcaccaaaatccatccagccgttcaaaagttattcgcatttttcaatttcgcagccacctactgcctgctcctggtcgcctagtagaaatcccaatttttcgcaccaaattgaaatgcattttttcgcAGCCGACGTCGGCAGCGCCGGACAGCAGCGAAACACAaatgcttataacttttgaaccagAGGTCGGATTTGGGtgatctaaattttgaatttcacagGATCACATGGACTATAATCCTAAATAAGTGGATTCCATGTTGGAATTACCCGCAAattactgaaattaaaaatgtgatgaaaatcgcgaattataattgaaattacaCACAAAATGCATTCGTTTGCTTAAATATGTTTCAGGAAATGGTGTTAGTAGTTACTCCGTGTCATTAGCCATCCATTGAATGCCTCACTTgttcaataaaacaatattttttatatattgtgttCTTTTTAATGTGGGCcctaatttgcataatttgttgCACAATTTATTGATTCTAAGCTGTTTTATATTGATTGTTTTGGTTTGCTACACAATAATTactcatttttgttgtattttactcTTCCCTTTTCTTCTCTGCATCTGCAAACGCTGGTTGTGGCACCcaaatgtgtttgtttttggtatTACCATTTCTTCCacgtttgaaatatttcatataactttatatgcttatttaaggtaaaaaatcatctagtttctatatttgcaagttagaactcgaaattccggtgttttaacaaatttttcgcTGAAAGTTTGCgatttgcaacatatttttatttctctaaatTCACTGGTTATTCCAAGATAGATTCCTATTATATAGGATTATAGAGCATGCGATTCtgcaaattttggcatttttagttCTACGCTACGACCAGACATTCTAAAGTTATAAGCGTTTTTCTGTTTggcagccacctactgcctgctcctggtcgcctggtgGAAATCCCAAATTTTCgcaccaaattgaaatgcatttttttgcagCGGCGCCGGCAGAGCGGCAGAGCTGCCCgatggtgttgcatatgcaaaggggcaaatttgaattaacGGAAGTGGGATGTGGCGGGACCGGAAGTTGACCCGGACCGGAAACCGgaaatgaaaaataacggtGTCCCACTTCCGGTTTGGGGTCCAGACCGGAAGTGGGTGACCGGAAACAGGAAGTTGCGAACCGGAAGTGGGTCACATCCGGTTCCCGCCCGGTGGTGGTTTCCGGTCCCGCCATTTTCCGTTGTTTCAAATTTGCCCCCttgcatatgcaacaccatcGGGTAGCTCTGCCGCTCTGCCGGCGCCGCTGCCAAAAACctgcatttcaatttggtgcGAAAATCTGGGATTTCcaccaggcgaccaggagcaggcagtaggtggctgccAAACAGAAAAAcgtttataacttttgaaccagTGGTCGTagctaaaaactaaaaatgccaaaatttgcaGAATCGCATGCTCTATAATCCTATATAATAGGAATCTATCTTGGAATAACCAGTGAatttagagaaataaaaatatgttgcaaatcGCAAACTTTCAgcgaaaaatttgttaaaacaccggaatttcgagttctaacttgcaaatatagaaactagATGACTTTTTACCTTAAATAAGCATATaaagttatatgaaatatttcaaacgtGGAAGAAATGGTAataccaaaaacaaacacatttgGGTGCAACAACCAGCGTTTGCAGATGCAGAGAAGAAAAGGGAAGAGTAAAATAGaacaaaaataagtaattattgTGTAGCAAACCAAAACAATCAATATAAAACAGCTtataatcaataaattgtgcaacaaattatgcaaattaggGCCCACATTAAAAAGaacacaatatataaaaaatattgttttattgaacAAGTGAGGCATTCAATGGATGGCTAATGACACGGAGTAACTACTAACACCATTTCCTGAAACATATTTAAGCAAACGAATGCATTTTGTGtgtaatttcaattataattcgcgattttcatcacatttttaatttcagtaatTTGCGGGTAATTCCAACATGGAATCCACTTATTTAGGATTATAGTCCATGTGATCctgtgaaattcaaaatttagatcaCCCAAATCCGACTTctggttcaaaagttataagcattTGTGTTTCGCTGCTGTCCGGCGCTGCCGACGTCGGCTgcgaaaaaatgcatttcaatttggtgcgaaaaattgggatttctactaggcgaccaggagcaggcagtaggtggctgcgaaaTAGAAAATTGCGAATAACTTTTGAACGGCtggatggattttggtgatctaaattttgaattttgcagaaaCGCATGCACTACAATCCTAGCTAAGAAGATTTATTCTTGGAATTACCAACgagtttataaatttaaaaatatgcgtCAAATAGCAAACTTTCAGCGAAAAAGTGGCTAAAACGTCGGAATTTCGAGTTCTAATttgcaaatatagaaactaCATGATTTTCTACATTAAATGAGCACATACAAttctatgaaatatttcaagaatTAACGATATGGTAACACCAATATCGACCACATTTCGGTGCATCAACCAGCGCTTGCACGTGCATAGCAGAAAAgacgaatataaaatttaagtagaaaattattatttattgtgtggCAAACAAAAACATTCGTTCAAACAACAGAATATTgcgtatattgtatatatatgtatattgtctcATGCTCGATTGCCACGCATTTGGATGCGCATAAAAACCTGAATTAAGCTGGAAGTTGTGCATATTTTCTGCTGTCAATATAATCTGGACATCGATTAATCCGAAACAtgttaaaaaatgtgtgtattttgaaatattctataAGAAAACTCGATTTCAAAAACCTGTTATatggattttattttcaaaattgcggCCACTTCCGTTCtccaaaacatatacatatatgcatgaaaTTAGTGTAGAATTCTTCAGGCTAC
This genomic interval carries:
- the LOC105213748 gene encoding CKLF-like MARVEL transmembrane domain-containing protein 4, whose product is MVETVVTVERTTTSQTTAPVGGGGLSALKINIDYFTTVPGILKLVQFILGIICMACASPAYISATSFFLFVVVISFIATILWIFAYLLGIREALNVAVNWIFTELLNTAICALLYFIAFVVQLAKWSSYPGSHSYGANIAAGVFGVFNFLAYAAGTYFLYLAHKSGTNY